Proteins found in one Geomonas subterranea genomic segment:
- a CDS encoding putative bifunctional diguanylate cyclase/phosphodiesterase: MESERGKKKRCRTEDETRRLLHVLQVHQIELEMQNAELRHVRDELEATLGKFTDLYDFAPIGYFTLDRGGTILAVNLSGSALLGIARGEVLGKSFPEFVSDKSRTDFFEFLGRVFALQRKESLEMALHPQGHDPLFVRIDAALCGSGIECRLAVSDISEQKRVADALAKSEEQYRAIVSNINEYVYSASFENDALVSAYHSPKCVAITGYSPEEYSRDPFLWLSMVHEDDRELVSHFLDAIRAGKNPEPIRHRIRHKNGGERWILNSCTVQRREIEGVATISRLDGFILDITELKLAEESIFFLAHHDPLTGLPNRSTLYQRIGQVMTVARRTSKSIALLFLDIDGFKQVNDTLGHDVGDRVLQSVARRLKECTRYCDIVSRLGGDEFVIMLWDCGAAEATAVANKIIASGFTVAKVSAALNASIGISLFPQDGTDYLTLLKHADIAMYHAKKSGGKRHQFFTRKLTEHARERFIMEADLRHAVERNEFVLYYQPKVDLITGKSRSMEALIRWQHPVKGFTLPGNFIGIAEETGLLTLISKWTIRTVCRQLRQWKQQGVGLLSVAINLSATFFQQADFEETIESALYETGVPPECLELELTEATLMSDPEKVLASMAAMKALGVQLSIDDFGMGYSCLNYLKKLPIDKLKIDQSFIHNIAYDTDNMAVVRAIMSIGRSMQLKVIAEGVENASQLAWLQAEGSEEAQGFYFSRPLSASRLTPLLKQEANYLHNPRGRLRLREPQLLT, encoded by the coding sequence ATGGAATCCGAACGGGGAAAAAAGAAACGGTGCCGGACGGAGGACGAAACGCGGCGGCTCCTTCACGTGCTGCAGGTGCACCAGATCGAACTGGAGATGCAGAATGCGGAGCTCCGCCATGTAAGGGATGAGCTAGAGGCAACGCTTGGCAAGTTTACCGACCTCTATGATTTTGCCCCGATCGGCTACTTCACCCTGGACCGCGGGGGAACTATCCTTGCCGTGAACCTAAGCGGCTCCGCTCTTCTGGGCATCGCACGCGGAGAGGTTTTGGGCAAGTCATTCCCGGAATTTGTGTCCGACAAGTCCCGAACTGACTTCTTTGAATTTCTCGGGAGGGTCTTCGCCTTGCAAAGGAAGGAATCCTTAGAGATGGCGCTGCACCCGCAAGGGCACGATCCTCTTTTTGTGCGCATAGATGCCGCGCTCTGCGGTTCGGGGATCGAGTGCCGCCTTGCCGTTTCGGACATCTCCGAGCAGAAGCGGGTCGCAGACGCCCTGGCGAAGAGCGAGGAGCAGTACCGTGCCATAGTGAGCAATATAAACGAGTACGTCTACAGTGCGAGCTTCGAAAATGACGCGTTGGTGTCAGCCTACCACAGTCCCAAATGCGTTGCCATCACAGGGTATTCCCCAGAGGAATACTCACGCGACCCGTTTTTGTGGCTCTCGATGGTTCACGAAGATGACCGGGAACTGGTTTCCCATTTTCTCGATGCCATTCGTGCCGGCAAAAACCCTGAGCCGATCAGGCACCGCATCCGGCACAAAAACGGCGGCGAACGGTGGATACTGAACAGCTGCACGGTGCAGAGGAGGGAAATAGAGGGGGTTGCCACGATTTCACGGCTGGACGGTTTCATCCTCGACATCACCGAGTTGAAGCTCGCAGAGGAGAGCATATTTTTCCTGGCCCACCACGATCCGCTCACCGGACTTCCCAACCGCAGCACACTGTACCAGCGGATAGGCCAGGTCATGACCGTAGCCCGGAGAACGAGCAAAAGCATTGCCCTGCTCTTTCTAGATATCGATGGCTTCAAACAGGTAAACGACACCCTGGGCCACGATGTTGGAGACAGGGTCCTCCAGTCAGTTGCAAGGCGCCTTAAGGAATGCACGCGGTACTGCGACATCGTGTCGCGGCTTGGTGGGGATGAGTTTGTCATCATGCTTTGGGATTGCGGCGCCGCGGAGGCCACAGCCGTGGCAAATAAAATCATAGCGTCAGGTTTCACCGTCGCGAAGGTAAGTGCCGCCCTGAACGCCAGCATAGGCATAAGCCTGTTCCCGCAAGACGGTACGGACTACCTCACCCTGCTAAAGCACGCCGATATCGCGATGTACCACGCCAAGAAATCTGGCGGCAAGAGACATCAGTTCTTTACCCGCAAGTTAACCGAGCACGCCCGCGAACGGTTCATCATGGAGGCCGATTTGCGGCACGCGGTGGAGCGGAACGAGTTCGTGCTTTACTACCAGCCGAAGGTCGACCTCATTACCGGCAAATCCAGAAGCATGGAGGCGCTGATCCGTTGGCAGCATCCCGTCAAGGGTTTCACCCTCCCGGGAAATTTTATCGGCATCGCTGAGGAGACAGGACTTCTTACTCTAATCAGCAAATGGACCATACGAACCGTCTGCCGGCAGTTACGCCAGTGGAAGCAGCAGGGGGTCGGTCTTCTTTCGGTGGCCATAAACCTTTCCGCAACCTTTTTCCAGCAGGCAGACTTCGAGGAGACCATCGAGTCGGCCCTGTATGAAACAGGGGTGCCGCCAGAATGCCTGGAATTGGAGCTGACAGAAGCCACCCTCATGAGCGATCCCGAAAAGGTCCTGGCGAGCATGGCCGCCATGAAGGCCCTCGGGGTACAACTGTCCATCGATGATTTCGGGATGGGCTATTCCTGCCTGAATTACCTGAAGAAGCTCCCTATAGACAAGCTGAAGATCGATCAGTCTTTCATTCATAATATAGCTTACGATACCGATAACATGGCGGTGGTTCGGGCCATCATGAGCATAGGTCGAAGCATGCAGCTCAAGGTGATAGCGGAAGGGGTTGAGAACGCTTCGCAACTCGCCTGGCTTCAGGCGGAGGGGAGCGAGGAGGCGCAGGGGTTCTACTTCAGCCGCCCGCTGTCGGCAAGCAGGCTGACCCCCCTGCTCAAGCAGGAGGCCAACTACCTGCACAATCCCCGCGGCAGGCTGAGGCTGAGAGAGCCTCAACTCCTGACCTAG
- a CDS encoding Spy/CpxP family protein refolding chaperone, giving the protein MKTRTVSILLATVAFMALSVPASFAQMKHMPMDDQGPGYGQMMEPGKMGDMTGMCLKHAEKLGLTDDQIMKMKPLHREMQKKQARFAADLKIAEIELAEIMDVKDFDLEKAKSAVKKIEGIKTSHHLEMLTAMKDMRAILTDLQFKEMMKMAPMKMKMGEGKPGAKHMKKRK; this is encoded by the coding sequence ATGAAAACAAGAACCGTATCTATCTTGCTGGCAACCGTCGCTTTTATGGCGCTCAGCGTTCCCGCGTCCTTCGCCCAGATGAAGCATATGCCGATGGACGATCAAGGACCGGGATATGGACAGATGATGGAGCCCGGCAAAATGGGCGACATGACGGGGATGTGCCTCAAGCATGCGGAGAAGCTCGGTCTCACCGATGATCAGATCATGAAGATGAAGCCTCTGCACCGGGAAATGCAAAAGAAGCAGGCACGGTTCGCGGCGGACCTGAAAATTGCGGAAATCGAACTCGCCGAAATCATGGACGTAAAGGATTTCGATCTGGAGAAGGCCAAGTCAGCTGTCAAAAAGATTGAAGGGATAAAAACATCCCATCATCTGGAAATGCTGACGGCTATGAAGGATATGCGGGCGATCCTGACGGACCTACAGTTTAAGGAAATGATGAAGATGGCGCCCATGAAGATGAAGATGGGCGAGGGGAAACCCGGCGCGAAACATATGAAGAAACGTAAGTAG
- a CDS encoding PAS domain-containing sensor histidine kinase — protein MPRLGNIAAQLLTCFATLIATLYWVDPQVVVEPTALLPALNTVFLALTPLFIVFISTRLFLAVGRLPMLMLGCGMLALGAGGAVCGWFIGGHDGPNTTVTIYNSGALLSGLLLLASAVAPLLGLKDVPRRLRLRLVLLGYLGVAAVSGGIVVAAVTDLAAPFIVQGVGATSTGKAVLATAIAFYAATAALCTKQYLDSRVELLRWYSTGLALFATGLTGVLLQKSVGSPIGWAGRTAQYTGGVCILVGVLTFWKTIISTGRPIAEAFGEVSRKRISELEQMNAQLKAMMQEQSIILENAPVAIFKIADRKQIWINRKAEELFQYSKQEMEFQTTRKLYPSDEAYDLLAQEAYPVLAQGVPFETEQDLIRKDGGRLRVRYIGKAIDPPDLSKGTLWLLEDVTERRQLELKLVESESKFRSLVMNAPFLVTNVDREGNIGFINRCSEGFDPEKVIGTSSYDYLEGESKEIYRAALKSTFERQTPQRIIVSGGGDNGSTRWFETVLGPLVTDGRMDSAIQVTIDITERKLAEMALENARDELERQVAARTESLTAANARLRAEVEERMRAEEQILEHQNKMEALTQELSLTEERERERIAGELHDQVGQHLILVKLKLQWLANELGSEKEIAVAEEIDKLLSQSIQDIRSLTFQLRPPILANAGLGAAIKWLAEELRENYGLNFELVDDHTPPALRYEVRSSIFQAVREILLNVVKHSQCSLARIRLGSDGECMLIEIADNGTGFDPAEAAAKKSRTGGFGLFNLRRKIEYLGGEFRIETELGVGTRVNIAIPQDPVGSGQG, from the coding sequence ATGCCCAGGTTAGGTAATATAGCGGCGCAGCTGCTTACGTGCTTCGCGACGCTCATAGCAACTCTTTACTGGGTGGACCCCCAGGTGGTGGTGGAGCCGACCGCCCTGCTTCCCGCCCTCAACACGGTTTTCCTCGCTTTAACCCCCTTGTTCATCGTTTTCATCTCGACCAGGCTGTTCCTGGCCGTCGGTCGCCTCCCCATGCTCATGCTCGGCTGCGGTATGTTGGCACTGGGGGCTGGCGGGGCGGTCTGCGGATGGTTCATAGGCGGGCACGACGGGCCCAACACAACGGTCACCATCTACAACAGCGGCGCCCTTCTCAGTGGGTTGTTGCTCCTGGCCAGCGCCGTCGCGCCGCTGCTTGGGCTCAAGGACGTCCCACGTCGGCTCCGGCTCCGCCTGGTCCTTTTGGGGTACCTCGGGGTCGCGGCGGTCTCGGGCGGCATCGTCGTGGCAGCGGTCACTGACCTTGCCGCGCCTTTCATCGTGCAGGGGGTGGGGGCCACCTCGACCGGAAAGGCTGTGCTGGCCACCGCGATCGCTTTTTACGCCGCGACCGCCGCCTTGTGCACGAAACAATACCTCGATTCCCGGGTCGAACTGCTGCGCTGGTACTCAACCGGTCTCGCCCTTTTCGCCACCGGGCTTACCGGCGTGCTCTTGCAGAAGTCGGTCGGAAGCCCCATCGGGTGGGCCGGCAGGACGGCGCAATACACGGGCGGGGTCTGCATCCTGGTCGGGGTGCTCACCTTCTGGAAGACCATCATCAGCACCGGACGCCCCATCGCCGAGGCCTTCGGCGAGGTCTCCCGCAAGCGCATAAGCGAGCTCGAGCAGATGAACGCTCAACTGAAGGCTATGATGCAGGAGCAGAGCATCATCCTCGAAAACGCGCCGGTCGCCATCTTCAAGATCGCAGACCGGAAACAGATATGGATCAACCGCAAGGCGGAGGAACTGTTCCAGTATTCGAAGCAGGAGATGGAATTCCAAACCACGCGTAAACTCTATCCCTCCGACGAGGCCTACGACCTTTTGGCGCAGGAGGCGTATCCGGTGCTGGCCCAGGGGGTGCCGTTTGAAACGGAGCAGGATCTGATACGAAAGGATGGGGGACGCTTGCGCGTCAGGTACATAGGCAAGGCCATCGATCCGCCGGACCTCTCCAAGGGGACGCTGTGGCTGCTTGAGGACGTGACCGAGCGCAGGCAACTCGAACTGAAACTGGTCGAAAGCGAGTCGAAGTTCCGCAGTCTGGTGATGAACGCTCCCTTCCTGGTGACCAACGTCGACCGGGAGGGGAACATAGGATTCATCAACCGGTGCTCGGAAGGGTTCGATCCGGAAAAAGTGATCGGCACCAGTTCGTATGATTACCTGGAAGGCGAAAGCAAGGAGATCTACCGCGCCGCACTTAAGAGTACCTTCGAACGGCAGACTCCGCAGAGGATCATCGTCTCGGGGGGTGGAGACAACGGGAGCACGCGCTGGTTCGAGACCGTGCTCGGGCCGCTGGTGACCGATGGCAGGATGGATTCCGCCATCCAGGTCACCATCGACATCACCGAGCGAAAGCTTGCGGAGATGGCCCTCGAGAATGCCCGGGACGAGCTGGAGCGCCAGGTCGCCGCGAGAACGGAATCGCTGACCGCCGCCAACGCCCGGCTGCGCGCCGAGGTCGAGGAGCGCATGAGGGCCGAAGAGCAGATTCTCGAGCATCAAAATAAAATGGAGGCCCTGACCCAGGAACTCTCCCTGACCGAGGAGCGCGAACGGGAGCGGATCGCAGGTGAATTGCACGACCAGGTCGGTCAGCACCTCATCCTGGTGAAGCTCAAGTTGCAGTGGCTGGCCAACGAACTCGGTTCCGAGAAGGAAATAGCGGTAGCCGAGGAGATCGACAAGCTCCTTTCCCAGTCCATCCAGGACATCCGGTCCCTTACCTTCCAGTTGCGCCCCCCCATACTCGCCAACGCGGGATTGGGAGCGGCGATAAAGTGGTTGGCGGAGGAACTCAGGGAAAACTACGGGTTGAACTTCGAACTGGTCGACGACCACACCCCGCCGGCGCTCAGGTACGAGGTGCGCTCCTCCATCTTCCAGGCGGTGCGCGAGATCCTGTTGAACGTGGTCAAGCATTCGCAGTGCAGCCTGGCCCGTATCCGGTTGGGCAGCGACGGGGAGTGCATGCTTATCGAGATAGCCGACAACGGGACCGGCTTCGATCCCGCTGAGGCCGCCGCGAAAAAGAGTCGCACCGGTGGATTCGGCCTGTTCAACCTGCGCAGGAAGATCGAGTACTTGGGGGGCGAGTTCCGGATCGAAACCGAGCTCGGGGTAGGGACGCGTGTGAACATCGCGATTCCCCAGGACCCGGTGGGCTCGGGCCAGGGGTAA
- a CDS encoding PAS domain-containing protein, translated as MNDLSAQNQELERQNQQLLDAYAKLDKALAQYAELYDFAPVGYLTLGQGRRIVKANLTCCELLQRDRVVLQGKDLLDFVLKEDRPALVDYLGRLCQGTGKIHCEVRLHNDTPVLLESTVSKEQGECRIVMLDISRQKKAEAALRESEKRFKALVEVTSDWVWEVNAEGVYTYASPKVFDLLGYTPEEVVGKTPFDFMPRREADRLLMIFGELIARREPFHNMENLNLRKDGREVLLETSAVPIFDTEGAFCGFRGIDRDISNRLPPARE; from the coding sequence ATGAACGACCTGAGCGCTCAGAACCAGGAACTGGAACGACAAAACCAGCAACTGCTGGACGCCTACGCGAAGTTGGACAAGGCGTTGGCCCAGTACGCGGAGCTTTACGACTTCGCGCCGGTGGGCTATTTGACCCTGGGGCAGGGGCGCCGCATCGTGAAAGCCAACCTCACCTGTTGCGAGCTCCTGCAAAGGGACCGCGTCGTGCTGCAGGGAAAGGATCTGCTCGATTTCGTGCTCAAGGAAGACCGTCCGGCTCTTGTTGACTACCTGGGGCGCCTGTGTCAGGGAACCGGCAAGATTCATTGTGAAGTCCGGCTGCACAACGACACCCCGGTACTGCTGGAGTCCACCGTCTCGAAGGAACAGGGGGAATGCCGCATCGTAATGCTGGACATAAGCCGTCAGAAGAAGGCAGAGGCCGCCCTTAGGGAAAGCGAGAAGCGTTTCAAGGCGCTGGTGGAGGTGACTTCCGACTGGGTCTGGGAGGTGAACGCCGAGGGGGTCTACACGTACGCCAGCCCCAAGGTATTCGACCTCCTGGGGTATACGCCGGAGGAAGTGGTAGGGAAGACCCCATTCGACTTCATGCCGCGGCGCGAGGCCGACCGGCTCCTCATGATCTTCGGCGAGTTGATTGCGCGCCGGGAACCGTTTCACAACATGGAGAACCTGAACCTCAGAAAAGACGGCCGTGAAGTACTCCTCGAGACCAGCGCCGTGCCCATCTTCGACACCGAGGGTGCGTTCTGTGGTTTCCGGGGCATCGACCGTGACATCAGTAACCGCCTTCCCCCTGCGCGGGAATGA
- a CDS encoding outer membrane protein → MKKTLLAILVLTLLALPAAASATPPRPGPYVSGFVGLTVPETVNATSFEGPTTFNDRIKFDPGLNVGGTLGYDFGFMRFEGEISYKDIQLNTIADRDGGPSLRIEEGNVDTTAFMANVFFDMHNDSPITPYIGGGVGFAALHLNDVFTPALVDPVYWADDQVVLAYQAGGGLEVALNRQLSLDLAYRYFGTSKASFINSEFELQTHNATLGLRLKF, encoded by the coding sequence ATGAAAAAGACCCTACTCGCTATCCTCGTATTGACCCTGCTTGCTCTTCCCGCCGCCGCTTCCGCGACGCCGCCCCGTCCCGGCCCCTACGTCTCCGGTTTTGTCGGTCTGACCGTGCCCGAGACAGTCAACGCGACCAGCTTCGAGGGCCCCACCACCTTCAACGATCGCATCAAGTTCGATCCCGGTCTCAACGTGGGGGGCACCCTCGGTTACGACTTCGGCTTCATGCGTTTCGAAGGGGAAATTTCATACAAGGACATTCAGTTGAACACGATCGCCGACCGCGATGGAGGCCCGTCCTTACGGATCGAGGAGGGGAACGTCGATACGACCGCTTTCATGGCCAACGTCTTCTTCGACATGCACAACGACAGCCCCATCACCCCCTACATCGGGGGCGGCGTCGGGTTCGCCGCCCTGCATCTGAACGACGTCTTCACTCCCGCCCTGGTAGACCCTGTGTACTGGGCAGACGACCAGGTGGTGCTCGCCTACCAGGCAGGGGGGGGCTTGGAGGTTGCCCTGAACCGGCAGCTTTCTCTCGACCTCGCCTACCGCTACTTCGGCACCTCGAAGGCATCCTTCATCAACAGCGAATTCGAGCTCCAAACGCACAACGCAACCCTCGGTCTCAGGCTGAAGTTCTGA
- a CDS encoding response regulator transcription factor yields the protein MATTMMLVEDDCDTLEILSVVLRRKYGDLLLCTADNGRKGVELFKERAVDIVITDVNMPEMGGVAMVRAIREMKPQVQFIFITADTGRATVEHAVGGGFQLDHYIEKPIDYRHLFSAIDESLAAVRTQPPDAPARN from the coding sequence ATGGCAACGACGATGATGCTTGTTGAAGACGACTGCGACACCCTGGAGATCCTTTCCGTCGTGCTGCGGCGCAAGTATGGCGACCTGCTATTGTGCACCGCGGACAACGGCAGGAAAGGGGTTGAACTCTTCAAGGAACGGGCGGTGGACATCGTGATCACCGATGTCAACATGCCCGAGATGGGGGGCGTGGCCATGGTGCGGGCAATCAGGGAGATGAAGCCGCAGGTTCAATTCATCTTCATCACGGCGGATACTGGCAGAGCGACGGTGGAACATGCGGTGGGGGGCGGGTTTCAGCTCGATCATTATATTGAAAAGCCGATCGACTACCGCCATCTCTTCTCAGCCATAGATGAATCACTGGCAGCGGTGAGGACTCAGCCGCCAGACGCTCCGGCCAGGAACTGA